In Mycoplasmopsis californica, one genomic interval encodes:
- a CDS encoding acyl carrier protein — translation MNIKDLVINQIQKYTKVKVEMDSLLKELKIDSLSLAELVFELEEQLKIRVSDDELMKIKSIKDVVELIEASDRV, via the coding sequence ATGAATATTAAAGATTTAGTTATTAATCAAATTCAAAAATACACAAAAGTGAAAGTAGAAATGGACTCTTTACTTAAAGAATTAAAAATTGATTCTTTAAGTCTTGCCGAATTGGTTTTTGAACTAGAAGAACAATTAAAAATTCGTGTGAGCGACGACGAATTAATGAAAATAAAATCTATTAAAGATGTTGTCGAGTTAATCGAAGCATCAGACAGAGTTTAA
- the rplA gene encoding 50S ribosomal protein L1: protein MAKIGKKIKAAWESFDKNVAYDLKEAIDLAKRTSYSKFDGSIELVFKLNLDVRKAEQQLRGAVLLPNGTGKNVRVLVVTNNPEKQKASTAAGADQVVDGAALEQKIKEDDFDFDVMVADPAMMPILGKYGKKLGPKGLMPNPKTGTVTPTPEKAVEELKKGKANYRTDKAGIVHTQIGKVSMDTDKLVENAQTVISLIKKLKPSTVKGAYMQNIVVSPTMGPGIKVKIEK from the coding sequence ATGGCTAAAATTGGTAAAAAAATTAAAGCTGCTTGAGAATCTTTTGACAAAAACGTTGCTTATGACCTAAAAGAAGCAATTGACTTAGCAAAAAGAACTTCATATTCAAAATTTGACGGTTCAATTGAATTAGTCTTCAAATTAAACTTAGACGTTCGTAAAGCGGAACAACAACTACGTGGAGCCGTTTTACTACCTAATGGTACAGGTAAAAATGTCAGAGTGCTAGTAGTTACAAACAACCCGGAAAAACAAAAAGCCTCAACAGCGGCAGGAGCTGATCAAGTTGTTGATGGAGCAGCTTTAGAACAAAAAATCAAAGAAGATGACTTCGATTTCGATGTTATGGTTGCTGACCCAGCAATGATGCCAATTTTAGGTAAATACGGTAAAAAACTTGGGCCTAAAGGTCTAATGCCTAACCCCAAAACTGGTACAGTTACTCCAACACCTGAAAAAGCAGTTGAAGAATTGAAAAAAGGTAAAGCTAACTATAGAACTGATAAAGCCGGTATTGTTCATACACAAATCGGTAAAGTATCAATGGACACTGACAAACTTGTAGAAAACGCACAAACAGTTATCTCTCTAATTAAAAAACTTAAACCATCAACCGTTAAAGGTGCATACATGCAAAATATTGTTGTTTCACCAACAATGGGTCCTGGTATTAAAGTTAAAATTGAAAAATAA
- a CDS encoding thermonuclease family protein, whose translation MKKLIIPVPLYLPLFTASCTIYTQKFEEKTITKYYVADGDTIYFYNNDKKIGIRILGIDTPETKKKNNDVATLENHFAQLAKNELINILKNKPIKIEKINEDKYGRWVCRIYNSEGVDAGLRLIKEGFARVKYLEKIPKNINYWNNHGKIIDYFNTLKNTEEKAKRNKKGIWKHKTKEIFKKK comes from the coding sequence ATGAAAAAACTTATAATTCCTGTACCTTTATACCTTCCACTATTTACTGCATCATGCACAATTTATACTCAGAAATTCGAAGAAAAAACAATTACTAAATATTATGTTGCTGATGGGGATACTATTTACTTTTATAACAATGACAAAAAAATTGGAATAAGGATACTTGGGATTGACACTCCAGAAACCAAAAAGAAAAATAACGATGTAGCTACCCTTGAAAATCATTTTGCACAGTTAGCAAAAAATGAACTAATAAACATTCTTAAAAATAAACCGATCAAAATCGAAAAAATTAATGAAGATAAATATGGACGCTGAGTATGTCGAATTTATAATAGCGAAGGTGTAGATGCAGGATTACGCTTAATTAAAGAGGGTTTTGCACGGGTCAAATATCTTGAAAAAATCCCTAAAAATATTAATTATTGAAATAATCACGGCAAAATAATTGACTATTTCAACACTTTAAAAAACACAGAAGAAAAAGCAAAAAGAAACAAAAAAGGTATATGAAAACATAAAACTAAGGAAATTTTTAAGAAAAAGTAG
- a CDS encoding pseudouridine synthase — MAKHTFITTQNDQGRKLIKFLASIFKKTPLSKIHKILRVGDVKINSQRIKNPNFIVQADQTIEIFGLNNNDATLFTHKKNNQNLSIVYEDDNILIINKQINTLVHGHPKSLDNQVLNYLKFNQTTSFKPSHVGRLDKITSGIIVYAKNYSTLAQLNSKHSNFTKIYKFIPTKPIKTGEYNFWIEKDEMNQKMKVVNHSTKNACIAKTLIYSVNNQYFAEILTGRKHQIRLSCAYLDAPILGDVKYGAKPDKRVYLHSYSITFNALEGNIEYLNQKTFKIEPDNWV; from the coding sequence ATGGCTAAACATACATTTATAACCACTCAAAACGACCAGGGGCGCAAATTAATTAAATTTTTAGCCTCTATTTTCAAAAAAACACCGTTATCAAAAATTCACAAAATTTTGCGTGTTGGAGACGTCAAAATTAATTCACAACGGATTAAAAATCCAAATTTCATTGTTCAAGCTGACCAAACAATTGAAATTTTTGGTTTAAATAATAATGACGCTACACTTTTTACTCACAAAAAAAATAACCAAAACCTATCTATTGTTTACGAAGATGACAATATTTTAATTATAAATAAGCAAATAAATACTCTTGTCCACGGGCATCCAAAATCACTTGATAATCAGGTCTTAAATTATCTTAAATTTAACCAAACAACCTCATTTAAGCCCTCGCACGTAGGACGACTAGATAAAATAACGAGCGGAATAATAGTTTATGCCAAAAACTATTCAACATTAGCTCAATTAAACTCTAAACATTCGAACTTCACAAAAATTTATAAATTTATTCCGACCAAACCAATTAAAACAGGCGAATATAATTTTTGAATAGAAAAAGATGAAATGAATCAAAAAATGAAAGTTGTAAATCATTCCACAAAAAATGCATGTATTGCAAAGACGTTAATTTATTCAGTAAATAACCAGTATTTTGCAGAAATTTTAACAGGAAGAAAACATCAAATTAGACTAAGTTGTGCTTATCTTGATGCACCGATTTTGGGAGATGTAAAATATGGAGCCAAACCAGATAAACGTGTTTATTTACATTCATATTCAATAACATTCAATGCTTTAGAAGGTAATATTGAGTATTTAAATCAAAAAACATTTAAAATTGAACCAGATAACTGAGTTTAA
- the gatB gene encoding Asp-tRNA(Asn)/Glu-tRNA(Gln) amidotransferase subunit GatB — translation MNSFEVIIGIEIHLELKTKTKMFSPAPIDFLAEPNTAINQIDLGYPGTLPLLNKEAVIYAIKLAKALNMNIDTELHFDRKNYFYTDLPKGYQITQFFRPIGSNGYIITDFNTENRVEIERIHLEEDTARQHHGVQTKLDYNRAGVPLIEIVTKPCIRSAEEAVAYVNSIRQTALALDISDAKMELGSLRADINISLRPKGFDVFGTKVEIKNIATFRGIAKAIENEIQIQTKKLRTGEKIMQQTKRFDPDTQSNIPMRTKTGQVDYKYFPEPNIPIIQLSKEFVNSVKLSELPWERTQRYRSYGIQDIYINSLINDIDLAKYFDSIDFHDKQKLSKLFFAEVVSLANSTQKHVCELNIKPSQLVEAINLLENEVISGRSFKKLVPLLQNNSKSLDDLVQENKLAQISDTETITKWVLEIISQNEQAISEYPNRPERVLKMIQGSLMKISDGQINPNKASQIVQSILEQKFN, via the coding sequence ATGAATAGCTTTGAAGTTATTATTGGTATTGAAATTCACCTTGAATTAAAAACTAAAACAAAAATGTTTTCACCTGCGCCAATCGACTTTTTAGCCGAACCTAACACAGCAATTAATCAAATTGATTTAGGTTATCCAGGCACTCTTCCTCTTTTAAATAAAGAAGCAGTAATTTATGCCATAAAACTTGCAAAAGCCTTAAACATGAATATTGATACTGAGCTACATTTTGATCGCAAAAACTATTTTTACACCGACTTACCAAAAGGTTATCAAATTACTCAGTTTTTTCGACCAATTGGTTCAAATGGCTATATAATTACTGATTTTAACACTGAAAATCGTGTCGAAATAGAAAGAATTCATCTCGAGGAAGATACTGCACGACAACATCATGGAGTTCAAACTAAATTAGATTATAATCGTGCTGGTGTCCCTTTAATAGAAATTGTTACAAAGCCGTGTATTCGCTCAGCTGAAGAAGCTGTAGCGTATGTTAACTCAATACGTCAAACTGCATTAGCCTTAGATATTTCAGATGCAAAAATGGAATTAGGTTCGCTTCGTGCTGATATAAATATCTCATTACGCCCAAAAGGTTTTGATGTTTTCGGAACAAAAGTCGAAATCAAAAACATTGCCACTTTTCGTGGTATTGCCAAGGCAATCGAAAATGAAATTCAAATTCAAACAAAAAAACTACGTACTGGCGAAAAAATTATGCAACAAACAAAACGTTTTGACCCTGACACACAAAGCAATATTCCTATGCGTACCAAAACAGGCCAGGTTGACTATAAATACTTTCCTGAGCCAAATATTCCTATTATTCAGCTCTCAAAAGAATTTGTAAACTCAGTAAAATTAAGCGAATTACCATGAGAACGTACACAAAGATACCGTTCATATGGAATACAAGACATTTATATTAATTCATTAATTAACGACATAGATCTTGCTAAATATTTTGATTCTATTGACTTCCATGATAAGCAAAAATTATCTAAACTTTTCTTTGCTGAGGTAGTTTCATTAGCAAATTCAACTCAAAAACACGTTTGTGAGTTGAATATTAAACCATCGCAACTTGTTGAAGCTATTAATCTTTTAGAAAATGAGGTTATTAGCGGACGTTCGTTTAAAAAACTTGTTCCTTTATTACAAAATAACTCAAAATCATTAGATGACCTAGTTCAAGAGAATAAACTGGCACAAATATCAGATACTGAAACAATAACTAAATGAGTTTTAGAAATCATTTCACAAAATGAACAGGCAATTTCTGAATATCCAAATCGTCCTGAACGTGTTTTAAAAATGATTCAAGGTTCATTAATGAAAATATCTGACGGGCAAATTAATCCCAATAAAGCTTCCCAAATAGTACAATCAATCCTTGAACAAAAATTTAATTAA
- the prfA gene encoding peptide chain release factor 1 → MEQTMYKSLLAIKNKFDELNQKLSDDSVIQDIKEYTRINREIRKINDIAKAFTTFQNLEKDIISAKEMLSSKDPEEVLFAKTIIDENTPKMIQLEDELKILILPKDENDDKNVIIEIRGAAGGDEANIFAGDLFRMYTKYADEIGFKYKTISSSAASAGGFSQIVFVVRGENAYSKLKFETGVHRVQRIPTTESSGRIHTSTVTVTVMPELDDSIDIEIKPNEITVDTFRSSGAGGQSVNTTDSAVRITHIPTGIVVTSQDERSQIANRESAMSVLKSKLYDLEMQKKQNEESNYRKLAGHGDRSEKIRTYNYPQDRVTDHRIGFSTSLKQVIEGKLEPIIQSLLTEEQNQKIATSGLK, encoded by the coding sequence ATGGAACAGACAATGTATAAATCACTTTTGGCAATTAAAAATAAATTTGATGAATTGAACCAAAAACTTTCAGACGATAGCGTTATTCAAGATATTAAGGAATATACACGCATAAATAGAGAAATTCGTAAGATTAATGATATTGCTAAGGCATTCACGACATTTCAAAATTTAGAAAAAGACATAATTTCAGCCAAAGAAATGCTATCTTCAAAAGATCCTGAAGAGGTTTTGTTTGCCAAAACAATCATTGACGAAAACACCCCTAAAATGATCCAACTTGAAGATGAGTTGAAAATTTTAATTTTACCTAAAGATGAAAATGATGATAAAAACGTAATTATTGAAATTAGAGGAGCAGCCGGGGGTGATGAAGCTAATATTTTTGCTGGCGATTTATTTAGAATGTACACAAAATACGCCGATGAAATAGGTTTTAAATACAAAACAATTTCGTCATCAGCTGCTAGTGCCGGCGGATTTAGTCAAATTGTCTTTGTTGTTCGAGGTGAAAATGCATATTCAAAATTAAAATTCGAAACAGGTGTTCATAGAGTCCAAAGAATACCAACTACCGAGTCATCTGGGCGCATTCACACATCGACAGTGACAGTTACAGTCATGCCTGAATTAGATGATAGCATCGATATCGAAATTAAACCAAATGAAATAACAGTTGATACATTCCGTTCATCAGGAGCTGGTGGACAAAGCGTTAACACTACTGACTCAGCAGTTAGAATTACTCACATTCCAACTGGAATTGTAGTTACCTCGCAAGACGAAAGAAGTCAAATAGCTAACCGTGAGTCTGCTATGTCTGTTTTAAAATCTAAGTTATATGACCTTGAAATGCAAAAAAAACAAAATGAAGAATCTAATTATCGTAAGCTTGCTGGACATGGCGATAGAAGCGAAAAAATTAGAACATATAATTATCCACAAGACCGTGTTACTGACCATCGAATCGGGTTTTCAACCTCTTTAAAACAAGTGATTGAAGGTAAATTAGAACCTATTATTCAAAGCTTGTTGACCGAAGAACAAAATCAAAAAATTGCTACAAGCGGACTGAAATAA
- a CDS encoding NUDIX hydrolase — translation MELTDVYDNNRQIIRKNDPRKSNLKEGEHKLFVFLCLFNQEGKMLVQKRAKNKQIFGGYWEFSAGGGTLSGESSYQAIQRETMEELGFNYKSKYPKPFISLNLRNFICDYYVSECNWNISQFQFDKNEIDEIRWMTKEEIYEAVDSNSFIPYYKSLIDLLFSTRKTPYTRLSDQSLI, via the coding sequence ATGGAATTAACGGATGTTTATGACAATAATAGACAAATTATCAGAAAAAATGATCCACGCAAATCCAATTTAAAAGAAGGAGAGCATAAATTATTTGTTTTTCTCTGTTTGTTTAATCAAGAAGGTAAAATGCTTGTGCAAAAGCGTGCAAAAAATAAGCAAATATTTGGGGGATATTGAGAATTTAGCGCCGGTGGTGGCACATTAAGTGGGGAATCGAGTTATCAAGCTATCCAAAGAGAGACAATGGAAGAATTAGGATTTAATTATAAAAGCAAATATCCTAAGCCGTTTATTTCTCTAAATTTAAGAAATTTTATCTGCGACTATTATGTCTCTGAATGTAATTGAAATATTTCTCAATTTCAGTTTGATAAGAATGAAATTGATGAAATACGCTGAATGACTAAAGAAGAAATTTATGAAGCTGTTGATTCTAATTCGTTTATCCCTTACTATAAGTCACTTATCGATCTCTTATTTTCAACACGCAAAACTCCATACACAAGACTAAGTGACCAATCGTTAATATAA
- the scpB gene encoding SMC-Scp complex subunit ScpB, with translation MKNNILEALLYIQGDEGLSLEQIQEIFNLNTTHEAKKVLNDFMKEYNSRETALKVVNFNDIFKLATRETYKDYITKMVQVTKKHRLSNAAIEVAGIVAYKQPVTRSIINNIRGVASEQVVNTLLAKGVIEEVGISPTPGNPVLYGVTNKFYDYFRIRSMSDLPKLNEFNYLDGVENESPDEFNFFDSQRQDQNE, from the coding sequence ATGAAAAATAATATTTTGGAAGCTCTATTATATATTCAAGGCGATGAAGGCTTAAGTCTTGAACAAATACAAGAAATATTCAATCTTAACACTACTCATGAGGCAAAAAAAGTTCTAAACGACTTTATGAAAGAATATAATTCACGTGAAACTGCACTTAAAGTTGTGAATTTTAATGATATATTCAAATTAGCTACTCGTGAAACATATAAAGACTATATTACTAAAATGGTTCAAGTTACTAAAAAGCACCGTTTATCAAATGCAGCAATTGAAGTTGCTGGAATTGTCGCATACAAACAACCAGTCACACGTTCAATAATAAATAATATTAGGGGGGTTGCTAGCGAACAAGTTGTTAACACTTTACTCGCCAAGGGTGTTATTGAGGAGGTTGGGATAAGCCCAACTCCTGGAAACCCTGTTTTATATGGGGTCACAAACAAGTTTTACGACTACTTCCGTATTAGATCAATGTCAGACCTACCAAAACTTAATGAATTTAATTATCTTGACGGTGTTGAAAATGAAAGTCCAGATGAATTTAATTTTTTTGACTCACAACGTCAAGACCAAAATGAATAG
- a CDS encoding MAG0110 family membrane protein, translating to MENQFYSSDVGSNSQLKGKVGNKVIVGSIIVFALNLILAIAAGMIFVNFFAKSTKIFIPVFTISLILEIILVIIFFAFGLRMPIYISIPYTAITSIVLGIFILSAISFSGLGSININLLLASLFIPLVAMLILGTLAYFMKINVTFLSIVISVLLVTTLVFLIVVWFVSRSWATTMFSFLGLALMLAYMALDWYLIVKFNNNFKSYENQEQSKLLWLKYSIYFGFRLFYDYIYAAYYIYNLFRG from the coding sequence ATGGAAAATCAGTTTTATTCATCAGATGTTGGCTCAAACAGCCAATTAAAAGGAAAAGTTGGAAATAAAGTAATAGTTGGTTCAATAATTGTTTTTGCTTTAAATTTAATTTTAGCAATTGCAGCAGGAATGATTTTTGTCAATTTTTTTGCTAAAAGTACAAAGATATTTATACCGGTATTTACAATATCACTAATTTTAGAAATAATTTTAGTAATTATCTTTTTCGCTTTTGGTTTAAGAATGCCAATTTATATCTCAATACCTTATACTGCAATAACATCTATTGTTTTAGGGATATTTATTTTAAGTGCGATAAGTTTTAGTGGATTAGGGTCAATAAATATTAATTTATTATTAGCTTCATTATTTATTCCTCTTGTTGCTATGTTGATTTTAGGAACACTAGCTTATTTCATGAAAATAAATGTAACTTTTTTATCAATAGTTATATCAGTATTGTTGGTTACAACACTTGTTTTTTTGATTGTTGTATGATTCGTTAGTCGAAGTTGAGCTACTACAATGTTTTCGTTCCTGGGATTAGCATTGATGCTAGCATATATGGCTCTTGATTGATACTTGATTGTTAAATTTAATAATAATTTTAAATCTTATGAAAATCAAGAACAATCTAAATTGCTTTGATTAAAATATTCAATCTACTTTGGATTTAGATTATTTTATGACTACATTTATGCAGCATACTACATATATAATTTATTTAGAGGTTAG
- a CDS encoding phosphotransferase, translating to MYTKFIENKIPKDIYKQLENIEFIYKGFHNYTFKCLFQGIMCQLRLPISDLVNHDIEARVLSHLSSTIYYKDGILIRKWFEGQTLEKINLTQKIQRAVIQKIKEFHKMDIEVPQIDLFTYGRGTEKYQKLVQKYSKTNELVTSHSDLSAKNVLINDNGEIELIDFEWVRKAHPFFDALTLVQAQNFDKEIVMQEFNISAQEFEEMSYITDEFRENAYKIKYSNIAVDDQAKQLTQGYTNTSFVKNDLFIQKKHKNAFNHLNPLKIFDKLEPNEKVIYEDEQIIIRKFINNKEFSFDDTTIQEKIVKAIAQLHTFSVKLQKNQIAERIKYYVNKLKNHEKYNACFSENLKQKIIDNSLTLPNEVPSHNDLNRENIILNTSDQIKFIDFEYCSMNSKYFDLAYHCSDLDYDVDTELKILNLYAKYTGFSVNLDEYYRVKAIVNFYGISWSLTYNPDFNFDWLAKHVFVNIKFLK from the coding sequence ATGTACACAAAATTTATTGAAAATAAAATCCCAAAAGACATATATAAACAGTTAGAAAATATTGAATTTATTTATAAAGGTTTTCATAATTATACATTTAAGTGTCTTTTTCAAGGAATTATGTGTCAATTGCGCCTGCCAATTTCTGATTTAGTTAATCACGATATTGAGGCAAGAGTTCTTAGTCATCTTAGCTCAACAATTTATTACAAAGACGGTATCTTAATCAGAAAATGATTTGAAGGCCAAACACTGGAAAAAATAAACCTTACACAAAAGATTCAGCGTGCTGTTATACAAAAAATTAAAGAATTTCACAAAATGGATATCGAGGTTCCACAAATTGACTTATTCACATATGGGAGGGGTACTGAAAAATATCAAAAATTAGTACAAAAATACTCAAAAACTAATGAATTAGTCACCTCACACTCAGACTTATCGGCCAAAAATGTTTTAATAAATGACAATGGCGAAATAGAGTTAATTGACTTTGAATGAGTTAGAAAAGCACATCCTTTTTTCGATGCTTTAACACTTGTACAAGCTCAAAATTTTGATAAAGAAATAGTCATGCAAGAATTTAACATTAGTGCACAAGAATTTGAAGAAATGAGTTACATCACTGATGAATTTAGAGAAAATGCTTACAAAATCAAATATAGCAATATTGCAGTTGATGACCAGGCAAAACAACTGACACAAGGTTATACTAATACTTCTTTTGTTAAAAATGATCTTTTCATCCAAAAAAAACACAAAAACGCTTTTAATCACTTAAATCCCTTAAAAATTTTTGATAAACTCGAACCAAATGAAAAAGTAATTTACGAAGATGAGCAAATAATTATTCGTAAATTCATAAACAATAAAGAATTCAGTTTTGATGACACTACAATTCAGGAAAAAATTGTTAAAGCTATTGCTCAATTACACACATTTTCAGTAAAATTGCAAAAAAATCAAATTGCTGAGCGTATTAAATACTACGTAAATAAGTTAAAAAACCATGAAAAATATAATGCTTGCTTTTCTGAAAATTTAAAGCAAAAAATTATTGATAATTCACTTACATTACCTAATGAAGTTCCAAGCCATAATGATTTAAATCGTGAAAATATTATTCTCAACACTAGTGACCAAATTAAATTTATTGATTTTGAATACTGCTCAATGAATTCAAAATATTTTGATTTAGCATATCATTGTTCAGACTTGGATTATGATGTCGATACTGAGCTAAAAATACTCAATTTGTATGCTAAATACACTGGTTTTTCAGTGAATTTAGATGAATATTACAGAGTTAAAGCAATTGTAAATTTTTATGGAATTTCCTGATCTTTAACCTACAATCCTGATTTTAATTTTGATTGATTGGCTAAGCATGTTTTTGTTAATATCAAGTTTTTAAAATAA
- a CDS encoding amidase family protein, whose translation MELKVKGNFSKAQEELKNDKNNAVAHVYTEQNTEKDGILSGAVFTIKDVFATKDVKTTASSKILETFNPGYNATPVQKLLDAGATPVGKVYNDELALGGTGTFSAFGLIKNPIDNLRLSGGSSSGSTATLTKNVSFALASDTGDSVRLPASYNSQVGFKPSYGAISRYGMFAYASSLDTVSYFAHNVNDIALLSQVMFGVDSKDFTSVSVKINDIKKIKPSKIAILDIEESLLSEFVFNSYKSLIKKLKNTDITIEIVKPDKKLLLAVKPVYDIISYSEASSNLANLNGIAFGSRKEGSNWEEIMTNTRSAGFGTMVQRRLTLGSFFLFSENQKELFLKAQQVRRLIKEYWDRLHEQYDLVIYPASADIAPYIDSTKNKSYDYMDYILTTSNLAGLPSITLPWIKNEKGLGVNITLETPIYSDEKLLSYSLWMEDFLGGENE comes from the coding sequence ATGGAATTAAAAGTTAAAGGTAACTTCTCAAAAGCGCAAGAAGAGCTGAAAAACGATAAAAATAATGCAGTAGCACACGTTTATACAGAACAAAATACTGAAAAAGATGGAATTTTAAGTGGTGCTGTGTTTACAATTAAAGATGTTTTTGCAACCAAGGACGTCAAAACTACTGCTTCAAGCAAAATTTTAGAGACTTTTAATCCCGGATACAACGCAACACCTGTGCAAAAATTATTAGACGCAGGTGCAACACCTGTTGGTAAAGTGTATAATGATGAGCTAGCTCTTGGAGGGACGGGAACGTTTAGCGCATTCGGATTAATTAAGAACCCAATCGACAATTTGCGCCTTTCAGGGGGTTCGTCATCAGGATCGACTGCTACATTAACTAAAAACGTGTCATTCGCACTCGCGTCAGATACAGGTGATTCAGTACGTTTGCCCGCTTCTTATAATTCACAAGTTGGATTTAAACCAAGTTATGGCGCAATTAGCCGATACGGAATGTTCGCATACGCTTCGTCACTTGATACTGTCAGTTATTTTGCGCACAACGTTAATGATATCGCATTATTATCACAAGTAATGTTCGGTGTAGATTCAAAAGATTTTACAAGTGTCTCTGTAAAAATTAATGATATCAAAAAAATAAAACCATCTAAAATTGCAATTCTTGACATTGAAGAATCATTGCTGTCTGAATTTGTTTTTAACTCTTATAAATCATTGATTAAAAAATTAAAAAATACTGATATTACTATTGAAATCGTCAAACCAGATAAAAAATTATTATTAGCTGTTAAGCCTGTTTATGATATTATTTCGTACTCAGAAGCATCAAGTAATTTAGCTAATTTAAACGGTATTGCTTTCGGGTCGAGAAAAGAAGGTTCTAATTGAGAAGAAATAATGACAAATACACGCTCAGCAGGTTTTGGAACAATGGTACAACGTCGACTAACATTAGGAAGTTTTTTCTTATTTAGCGAAAATCAAAAAGAATTATTTTTAAAAGCTCAACAAGTTAGACGTTTAATTAAAGAATATTGAGATCGCTTACACGAACAATATGACTTAGTTATTTACCCAGCGAGTGCAGACATCGCTCCCTACATTGACTCAACAAAAAATAAATCATATGATTATATGGACTATATTTTAACCACTAGTAATTTAGCTGGTCTTCCTTCAATTACTTTACCGTGAATTAAAAATGAAAAAGGCCTTGGCGTAAATATTACGCTTGAAACACCAATTTATTCAGACGAAAAACTACTTTCTTATTCATTATGGATGGAAGATTTTTTAGGAGGAGAAAATGAATAG
- the prmC gene encoding peptide chain release factor N(5)-glutamine methyltransferase, whose amino-acid sequence MPTIEELIQEKKRYGLEPTVSADEIELLKNNMPIQYIMGYVEFLNTRINLEHKVLIPRYETEEMVDLVLKKHIPKATDFKVLDLCCGSGFIGLAIKKNAPWVSVTLSDIDTEAITQTRKNSIVNFGSDECVKIIKSNLFNSITGKFDLIISNPPYLDDKVILKNNNSLIHEPQQALYAPNKGWYYYDLILSQYKKYLKPNGKLILEINPLHSDKWEQIREAKIIKDINGKNRFVIV is encoded by the coding sequence ATGCCAACTATTGAAGAATTAATTCAAGAAAAAAAGCGATATGGATTAGAACCGACTGTTAGTGCAGATGAGATTGAATTACTGAAAAATAATATGCCAATTCAATATATTATGGGATATGTTGAATTTTTAAATACACGTATAAATTTAGAACATAAAGTTTTAATACCACGCTATGAAACTGAAGAGATGGTAGATCTTGTTTTAAAAAAACATATTCCTAAAGCTACTGATTTTAAGGTTTTAGATCTATGTTGTGGTTCAGGTTTTATTGGTCTAGCAATCAAAAAAAATGCCCCATGAGTAAGTGTTACTTTAAGCGATATTGACACTGAAGCTATTACTCAAACCCGGAAAAATTCAATTGTTAATTTCGGTTCTGATGAGTGTGTAAAAATTATCAAAAGCAATCTATTTAACAGTATAACCGGCAAATTTGACCTAATTATTTCTAACCCTCCTTATCTTGATGATAAAGTTATTTTGAAGAATAATAATTCCCTAATTCACGAACCACAACAAGCACTATATGCCCCAAATAAAGGTTGATATTACTACGATTTAATACTGTCGCAATATAAGAAATACCTTAAACCTAATGGAAAGCTAATTCTCGAAATTAATCCTCTTCATTCTGATAAATGAGAGCAAATTCGAGAAGCTAAAATCATAAAAGATATTAACGGGAAAAATCGTTTTGTTATTGTATAA
- a CDS encoding Asp-tRNA(Asn)/Glu-tRNA(Gln) amidotransferase subunit GatC — MKSINKEKLAEIVKSLMLEPSDNVLEQILSEWDLIQKQMSFINAIDTIGVKPLSHIDEHPRIDFLREDTIDSSWAISKQTALQNALEYDQDYIITEKVVK, encoded by the coding sequence ATGAAATCTATTAATAAAGAAAAACTAGCTGAAATAGTTAAAAGCTTGATGCTTGAACCTAGTGATAATGTGCTCGAACAAATTCTTAGTGAGTGAGATTTAATTCAAAAGCAAATGTCTTTTATTAATGCTATCGACACAATAGGAGTCAAACCTTTAAGCCATATTGATGAACATCCACGGATTGACTTCTTGCGTGAGGACACAATCGATTCTTCCTGAGCAATATCTAAACAAACTGCATTGCAAAATGCATTAGAATATGATCAAGACTACATAATTACTGAAAAGGTGGTTAAATAA